The genomic DNA TCGACGACGAAACGGTCCTTGATGCTGTAGCGGTAGTAGAAATCATCGTAGGACATGACGGCATAGTTCAGGGTCAGCCGCTCGTCCTCTTCGAGTTCCTTCATGAAACGCTTGGCCTGGGTCTTGTTGATGTCGCCGACCAGCAGGACGTCGGCGGCGGAGTTGGACCCCTTGACCAGCTTGCCGCTGAAGATGGCCAGCCGGACGTCGCCGAGTGGCTTGAGGCGCTTCTTCCAGTCGCTGGCGACCATGCCGGTGGGCACTTCGCGGGCCACCGACTGGTCCTGAAAAATGGCCTTGAGCGGTTTGAAGTGGACATATTCCTGGTTCACTTCGTAGTACA from Candidatus Saccharibacteria bacterium includes the following:
- a CDS encoding transcriptional regulator produces the protein MIDTLFGSKTRVKLLHLFLNNPSRSFYVREITRKIDEQINSVRRELANLQNIGIIKSDSSNNNRLYYEVNQEYVHFKPLKAIFQDQSVAREVPTGMVASDWKKRLKPLGDVRLAIFSGKLVKGSNSAADVLLVGDINKTQAKRFMKELEEDERLTLNYAVMSYDDFYYRYSIKDRFVVEVLDRSNIIHDEDGVLTSQQK